The Falco cherrug isolate bFalChe1 chromosome 6, bFalChe1.pri, whole genome shotgun sequence genome window below encodes:
- the LOC114017036 gene encoding gallinacin-8-like isoform X2 translates to MKDPYGFKLAEDIPSLEVAQAQSGKQEERAILSYFEVVFWRSLTVRSQKLSSELLYLVALNLDMKIFSLFLAVLLLMLQGSSGFMRAPNNHVQCKQAGGTCSADHCPLPNTRFFGRCQQGVPCCRTVYD, encoded by the exons ATGAAGGATCCCTATGGCTTCAAGTTGGCTGAGGACATCCCATCATTAGAG GTGGCACAGGCACAAAGCGggaaacaggaggaaagagCCATTTTATCCTATTTTGAAGTCGTTTTCTGGAGGTCACTGACTGTCAGATCACAAAAGCTCAGTTCAGAG ctgttGTATTTGGTGGCACTGAATTTGGACATGAagatcttttcccttttccttgctgttcttCTCTTAATGCTCCAAGGCTCTTCAG GTTTCATGCGTGCACCTAATAACCATGTGCAATGCAAACAGGCTGGGGGTACCTGTTCTGCTGACCACTGTCCTCTACCCAATACGAGATTCTTTGGACGTTGCCAGCAAGGAGTCCCTTGCTGTCGGACTGTG
- the LOC114017036 gene encoding uncharacterized protein LOC114017036 isoform X1 encodes MKDPYGFKLAEDIPSLEVAQAQSGKQEERAILSYFEVVFWRSLTVRSQKLSSELLYLVALNLDMKIFSLFLAVLLLMLQGSSGFMRAPNNHVQCKQAGGTCSADHCPLPNTRFFGRCQQGVPCCRTVLVQTGHDE; translated from the exons ATGAAGGATCCCTATGGCTTCAAGTTGGCTGAGGACATCCCATCATTAGAG GTGGCACAGGCACAAAGCGggaaacaggaggaaagagCCATTTTATCCTATTTTGAAGTCGTTTTCTGGAGGTCACTGACTGTCAGATCACAAAAGCTCAGTTCAGAG ctgttGTATTTGGTGGCACTGAATTTGGACATGAagatcttttcccttttccttgctgttcttCTCTTAATGCTCCAAGGCTCTTCAG GTTTCATGCGTGCACCTAATAACCATGTGCAATGCAAACAGGCTGGGGGTACCTGTTCTGCTGACCACTGTCCTCTACCCAATACGAGATTCTTTGGACGTTGCCAGCAAGGAGTCCCTTGCTGTCGGACTGTG